The Calypte anna isolate BGI_N300 chromosome 3, bCalAnn1_v1.p, whole genome shotgun sequence genome segment ACCAAAAATAGATGCACACATGAAAGGATGCATGATTTTCTAAACAATTACATCAAAAGTCAATGTTTTGCtcttaaaacaacaaacacagtAAGTTATTAGGTGCATACACACACTTAACAGGCTCTTTAAAACTCCTCAGTATTTTGGGGAAAGAGAACAACACACATTTCCATATTTGATGACTACAGGACTGATTTCTGGCTGCTTAGCCAGAGAGCCCTAAAGCTAAGTTTTGGAGTACATTAATGACTATTTAATAGTTTAAATGAATACCTACACTCTCAGCAGGTTTGTGGATGAAACCAAACTGGGGGAGTAGTCAACAAACTAGAGGGCTGAGCTGTCCCACAGAAGGATCACAAAGGGATCctttgagagagagaaatgggcTGACAGGAATCCCACGAAGTTTTACAAAACTAAAGATGAGGATGGAATTATCCCATGGCTGAGGGCAAACATGCTAGAAGATGGCTTTGCAGAAAAACACTCAGGTGGGAAAGAAACTGAACATTGCTCAACAGCATaacctcacagaaaagaaagccaATTGTGCACTACGCAGAAGGAAGCTAGCAGATTGAGAGAACTCATTAGTCCCCTTTATTCAGTACCTTTAAGATCATGCTTTCAGCACAATAGCCAGTGTTTGTACCCCCCTACCCTTATTACAAGTCAGGCACACTGGAGCAAGAACAGTGGGCAGCTACCAAGATGATCAAAAGGATGGAGAAGTTGGTAACCAAGTTTGTTTAGCACGGAGAGTCTACAGCTATGTAACAAAGTGCTGAGAAAGCACAATCGGGGTCTTCTCAGCTCTGCACACAGAAGGACAAGAAACAACACACAAAGCTACAATATGGAGAACTCCAACTATGTAAGAAAGATTTTCATCATAGAAGTAGCCATAATCTTATTAATgtgcataaatatataaatgggGAGCGGAAGGAGGATGGAGTGAGACTCTTTTCATTTGTGTCCAGTTAtaggcaatgggcacaaactggaacacagaatGTTCAATTtaaacatgattaaaaaaactTTGATGGTGtcaaagcactggaacaggctgcccagggaggctaTGGAGTTTCatcctctggagacattcaaaacctgcctggatcCAATcatgtgtaatgtgctctaggcCATTCTGTCCTAGCAGtgaggttggactagatgatctctaagaggtcccttccaactttcATGaatctgtggttctgtgaaaacAAGTATcctaaaacctgaaaaatacaaacccTGCATTTactgcccccctccccctttaCAAATGCAATTATTTAAGCAGGTAAATTAAGCCACAAGTAGGGGggggaaacaaaaaatcacTTCACAAGCAAGTGAGAAGTAAGATTACCTTCTGATTCCTTTGTATGTGTACTTTGAACACTCTGCCTCTACCTGAAGTGCCAGTTCACGAGTGGGAGTAAGGACTAACATTCCTGGCCCTCCACGCTGATCTCTGGATCTGCAATAAAGCAGCTTTAGAGTGTGGATACATAAGGCTAGGCCAAGTCCATCAGATGTGACATCAAATATTTTACTACTGTTCTAGACTTTGTCAGCTCACTGCTACTAACAGAATCTACAGTTACAAGTTTGGTACTTATCCCACCAGTTTGTAATTGCTTTGCAATTTATGATTTATCATCTTCTTTGCTAGAAAATCATGACACAGGGGTAAAGGGGGAAAATGTCAACAGCCAAACAAGCCAGACATGTGAGCAGTCCTTACATTGGTTGTGAAGTCAAGTGAATGAATCCCGGCATTAAGTACGCTAATGTCTTCCCAGTACCAGTCTGTGCTATACCAATAACATCAATTCCTTGGAGTATGATCGGCCATGCCTGGGACTAACATAAACCAACAAATACTTGAATGCACTTTTACTCTTCAGCTTCAGTTAGAGAGTCATCAAAACTGCAGAAGTACCTGAATGGGTGTAGGTTTCTGAAACCCAACTTTTCTTATATTAGCCATAATATCAGGATAAGGCTCAAATACGTCTTCAAATTTGCAAACAGGATTGGGAATGCGGCGCTTCTCACCTTCTTTTAAGTCATCacaaattatattattattttctttcctgtataGAATTAAAGAATTGCCATTGCTTTAAAGTCTTGTATCTGAAACAGTAGAGCTTACACAAAAGACTGCCTTCCTGACAGTTTTAGTTcttgcaacaacaaaaaacaagctAAGGCTCTTGTATGAGACTTACAACTATTCTAACTTTTAAGAAAGCCTTATTACAGAAACAGTTCTCCTGAAGGCAGGAATTACCATTTGTTCATATGAATTTCTCATCTGAAGTTATACATGGTTATTAACAAGAACAGCAGTCTTGTCATATCAGACTTCAATTATACGCTATTACAAATCAAGTAATTCTGACAAGTTTTTAAACCTAAAGACAACCGAGAATTCATAGAAATGGATTGGACTTATTTGTCATAACCCTGAATTCTGACAAAAGCCTTCTAGAAGTATTTTCAAAGCAGCTCCCTGGATGCActagaaaacacaaacaaaccagttttttaaaaacagcacaGTCAGTGAGACAACctccacacagaaaaaaacaacccactcAAAAAAACTCAACCAACGAACACACAACAATGTACACGAAAAATCTACATAAAAATTGAGGTTTTGAGACTCCCCCAAATTAAGAGGTATTAATATGGGTAAATAGTAAGACTCCCCCTAATTAAGGGGTATTAATATGCATAAGTAGTTTATCTCCATTCTCCATTCCAGTTCTGTACTCTTCTATAGATTCCACTCAGAAAAGTTTTACTTCAAGCAAGTTGTGGTCTAGGAAAACAATGTGTAATTCAACTTCCTCATGtttataaaaacttttttttcaatcactgtcttgttttccttaaaggaaacagatgaggtgaaaaaagaaaatcattttTCTATGACACAAGTGTTGCTCCTCACTCCACGTTCTGAACCTACAGAACAGTGTTCTGGTGCTCTTGACTAGCTCTAACAAAAATGCATAGGTCTACTTTAAGGGAAACACGTCAATTTTATGCTTTGCTCACTGTAGCAAGGTTTTTCTGGAGgccatgaaagaaaaaacagacactatacaaaaaggaaaagtagtATAAGGTAACACTTCAAGAATGTTCACCAACTTCAATAGTACTACTGAAAAGAATGACAATTTTACCCTGACCTCAACAGAAACACTTGAAACCAATGCTTTTCTTGCAAAGTAATGATGTAGATTGCTTGATCAAAATGCATGGATGCACATATAACTAAGGCATGTACTTGTAAAGGAAATATAGACAAACAGTAAGACAACAGAAAGAGATTTGAAATTTGTTCTGAAGATGGTACTTGACTAAAATACATGGGGGAAAAGTGCCAGCAAAAAGGTATTTGATCAGTAAACAACCCTATTTGGAAGGACACAGAAAACATGAACATGCTCCCTcatgaaatgcaaagaaacagCCAAAACTCAGTGAACTGTCTTGGGTTTTCCCCTTCTGAAAAGTAACTAGATCAAATGCTTTTAGAGAAACAGTTAATTcctaatgttaatttttaatcaaCTAATACTACCTCATTTGCTAGTTATTTTTTGACTCCTAAGAAAGAGTTCCTAAGAAAACCCTCCTGTTTCAGTATGATTTCCCAGTTCTTTTTTATACCTTAATAGCTATTATTGCCATGCAGATGACTCCCCATAGAAAGGGATCTTACCGCCACAGTTCCACTTCTTCTTGTGACATAGATGCTGTACTTGATGACTCTTTGTAGAAGTTTTTCTCAATTGGAGGCAAGTCTTAAACAATCAGAGAAAGTAAACTTGACGATAAGCTGTAATGCTACACATCCAGGATATGTCTGCTAAAGTTTGAGATGAAAATCCCAAAACCCAGACTGTGCCTTATAGAGGCACATCCTAGAGCCTTAGGAGTCAGAAGTGGTGGAAGACTTGTTGGTTGTTTATGCAAAAAACAAGAGGcagagacaaatattttaagtatcTGCAAAGGAACCACTTCCCCACATTTCAAGTTATAAAGCTAACATATCTCGTATAATATTTAACAATTCTCAGATTTCTGCAGTGGCCATGTACAGAACAGCAGCACTTTCAAAAGGCAAAGTCAAAATCCCAGTTTAAGCCTTCACGCAGCAACTACAATGTTCTTGAACATCTGATGTGGCCACTTCTCAACAAATACTTAACTAATTTGGACACTGAAAGATTCAATCATctcaaagcaaaaattaataatgtttCAGCACTCAACAGATTTAGCATATGAAGACAAGTACCATAGAACCAAAATTTTAAGACTCACCTGCCCACTTCATAGCTTCATATTTAGCTTTGTTCTCTCGAAGAGAGGCCCAGTTAATCACAGGTCTCTTTGGGTTGGCTGCAGGCTTGATCACGTCCAAGGTTTTTCCTATGGAGTTAATAACAAAATGCTGCTTATTGATGGCATCTGTTGAGAGGGTGGAGAACTCCTCCTTCAAAACAAGCACCTTTTTCTATTTAAGATCTCTTATGTGATTTTCAACAGACATAAAGGATACTGTACCCACTTTTGGGCCCATCAttacaaaaaaagacattgaggtgATGGAGTGTGtacaaagaagggcaacaaaactggtgaagggtctagagctTAAGTCTTATGAAGAGAGACGGAGAGAACTGAgactgttcagtctggagaaaaggaggctgagggggcaCCTTATCACTCTCTATAATAAATACCTGacaggaggttgtagtgaggtgagGGACAGCCTCTTCTCACAAGTAGCAAGCCATAcgacaagaggaaatggccccAAGTTgtgcaggggaggtttagatcagatataaggaaaaatttattccctgaaagggttgtcaagcactggaataggctgcccagggaagtgctggagcaATCATCCCTGAAGGTACtgaaaagatgtgtagatgaggtgcttagggacatggtttactgctggacttggcagtgccaggctaatggttggacttgTCTCAAAagtcttttctaaccaaaactattctatgatttcaaTAGACAATTCTTTCCTAGGTCTTAGCCTGAAACATCAGTAAAGCCCATACAAATTCAGATCTGATAAAAAAGAGGCATTTCACCAAAGTAACATTAAAGTAACTTAAAGTACTTAAAGTAACATCAGCTTCCAAAATGCTGCTCCTCCAACTAGAAATAAGGCTTGTTGTGCAACATGCTTTGAAAATACTCCCATGAACTAACAGAGAGAAAGCTATATTTTCAACAGCTACAAGAGTAAGTTTTACTTCTAGAGAATCCAATATCCAAGTCTCAGTACAGCTGCATTCTACAGCCCTTTTTTCTATAAAGTTAACTGTTCTTacaaaagaaagcttttatgTTGAAGACATAAATAGCAACATAACTATGTATTAGTGCAAAAGCAGGAAACAGCAAAAACAGTCACATTCAGCAAGTGTTAACTGTTTCTAGACTCTTGAAACACACTTGTCTATCTTCTAGAACACTTCTAAATTTTAAACTTTCAGTGACTGCATTCCTTATTCTAACACTGGAACAAAACTCTTGGATGCCTTCCTGCTCATCAGTGACCCAAATCAACAACTTATGGATGCTGTTTATCTGTGCAAAGAGTTCTAAGGTGCACAAGACAAATACCTGTAACTTAAGCAGCATCTCAACATACAATCATTTCTTACATATACACATTAATAGATAAAGTTAATACAATAAAGTGAGCAATAAGTAATGTTGCAATAAACATGCAACATCAGATCTTAAATGGTAACTTCCCATGAACGTAACAAAAAGTCAGCATTATCCGTGCtataataaatgtaaatttGCTTTACAGACTACATTTATAGAAGCTTACTGAATTTTAATACAAcattatatatactatatatatatatactacgTTAAAACTTAAACTAGAACCAGTCCTTGTATTTGGAGGAATTAGACTGACAACATAAAAACCAAGTGGTGCAACTTTCTATATTCATCAAAACAGTTGAAAACACTAAGTAATACATTTTCACAGAAGTATGGCAATTTGAGAGGTGAACTCTTTATAGCTAAGGAAGAAGGATGCCTAGGTATTTCGCTTTTAAGGATGTATGTCACTGACcaagaacaaagtaaaaattaattcactttGGTATGATACTGCTAATACAAACACTCCAGCAAACTACCACATATATGGAAAGCCAATctactgatctttttttttttcaaaactgtattttttatctCTCCGTCCCACCTCTAACATAGCTTTGTCCAGATCTTGTAGCAGCATCATCAATCATCAACCTCTTGGCTTTTTCTTGTACAGAAACACTGCCAAAAATCTTTACGTCAGCTTCATCTGTTCCCTTGATAACCTATGTTCATAAAACTTTTATGAGTTTTTTATACTGCAAAGACCAACATTACAGAAGAATACATACTGAAAACAATCCttgatttttgtaaaaaaaaaaaaaaaattaacctctCTTCCCCAGTAAAAGATCCCTTAATTTCTAAAAGGGAACTAAatacacactttaaaaaaacatataaaatcAGTATGTTTTTCTTAGTTTCATTTACCAGTCAGGTTGTGTTCTCAGTTCCACTTTTTACCAACTATTGTAAAACAGTTGAATTATTACAACTATTGCAAAATCCTTCAACTTGCTGCAGTAACTCTGGCTTATACATAAACGGAATTGATTAGATTCCCAACAGAGTTTACACCTGGACAATATAAATGTACATGGTACCTTTATCCTGGAACCCGAAGAATCCTGAAGCTCTCTTATTTTAGTTCCACCTCGGTCTGCTGTAAAGACACAGTGCTGGTATTACAAACATTTAGGCCAAACTGTCAAAGTCTACACTTGGTAACTGCAAGTATTTTGGTTGTAACCAAAACCTAATGCCTTTCTACCGGTACacttacataaataaaaaaacttgtGACAACGAACAGTTGGAAAATGCAGTTAACTTTTGACAACTGACCAAACTGCATGTGGGGGATAAAGGCACATCAGCTACGAGATGgagcagcaaaaccagcctgAGAGAGATCCACCCTTACTCTAGAGGATTAGAGTGTAGCCCACCTACAGTCTATCCACAAGAAACAAGGCATTGGGACAACTTCAGGGTGGAAAATCTCCTCTCCCTTGACAAGCAAAGGAGCTCCTTTTTTCAGCCAGTACTCTGCAAAACGACCCTGCTTAGCCCCAAGCGAAAAGATGTCAGGGGATCACCGAGGGCTGGGGCCCTTCCGCGGAGGAGGGGGGACGATACTGATGGATCCTCATCAggcacagaggaggaggaggaggcaccCACAGGAGCAAACCTCACCGCGGCCGGGCCTGGCACCTCCCCACCCGCTTACCTCAGCGGGCCAAAGCCCCGGCGGGGAGGCCGTGCGGCCATTATTACCTATCGGAGCCCCGACCAAGGCTCTATCGAGATGGAAGGAAAGGGGCTCCACGGCGTCCGGAGCTTGGCCACCGGCGGCTCGGGGCGGCTGTTGCCGCGCTGCCTTCCCCAAGCCGCGGAAGCCTTCGGTACTTCGAGCCTCCCACTCCTCCCCTCCGTGGCTGCCCGCCGCCTCTCGCCTACACCACGCAGCTCTCCTCCGGTGCCCAGAGCCCTCTCCGGAGGCGCGGCTCTGCGAAGGGGCTGCCGGCAGCTGCCGGAGACACCCGGCGGTAGCGGCAGAAGATGGCGGCCGTCCCTGCGCGCCGCCATCCTCGTCGCTGCTGGCGTCCCAGTCAGACATGGCCACCCCgcaccccccccccaaccccctccGCATATCCGCGGGCCATGTGGCGGGCATTGGCGCGCTTACCCTAGGCGCACCCTGATTGGCCAGGGCGGGCCGCTCTCCAAGCAGTGATTGGCCGCAGCGCGAAGGCCGCGCGGTCGGGCGGGTGCGGGGACCCCACCCCCAGGGCTAAGGTCGCGCATCAGCAGTTGGACTGGGGCCGTGCTCTGATGCGCACTGAGAGGCGGCTGAAGGCCCTGGCGGTCCTGagatctctctctttcttcctctccccctcaCTCCTGTTGCCTTCTACTCCCCCGTTTCCCTCTTCCCCCACCCCCGTTGCCCTCCCGCTTACCGGCCTCGGAGCAGCCCTGGATGAGCTCCACTGGGAAAGAGGGAGTCGGTGTTTTAGGAGGGGAGGGGCAAGCACTCAGCCCCCGAAGTcgaggggggagggggaaaattTTAATCTCAAATTAAGCTTAATGATGCTTTCTTTAATGAAGATTTTAGTATGGCTGAGTATACCAAATCTGATACAATAGTGGAAACGCGCGCAGGGCTGCAGAGGttgaagggacctctggaggtcagCTTGTGCAGTCCTCTTTCTCAAGCAGAGACACCAAGAACCACTTGGCCAGAGCCATCTTCAGGCAGAGCCTCCATGACCTTTCATGGCAATTTGTGTTGTCAATACTTGAtcactgttttattaaaaaaaaaacaataaggGAAAGCTGCCTTATCTTCAAATAAATTCAGTGAGGGTTTAAATTTACCTTTCAGGCAGGGTCCTGTACTTCAACAGAATGGTGAACACTGATGTGTATGGCTTTGTGGATGTACATCATGGCCACTGTGACCTGCTGGGTCACTCACTAGGGAAAACTTCACTGTCTTCTGAGCTTTCCCGACTGTGTACACAGGCATCTGGGTATTACAGAATAAGGGAATGCATATATATTTGCTCCTTTTCCTGTTCTGCATTTATTCTTAGGCATAACTTGGGGAAGTGTTCACACAGCCTGTGGATACAAATGGCTGACACAGAAAATCTGCCTTTCTGGAGATTGcatctttaaatttaaatatctaAGATTCCATTCATCAGAGAGGTAGGGGGTCACCTttatgctgaaatatttttctctgattttgaaGCCTCTTGAGGCAGCAACTTCACCACAAAAACAGGATCTCTGGATTTGATACTTTACACGAATTCTGGAGATTatcttcagcagagctgcaggaagagcaCAGTGAGCAAAGAAGGCTGTAGGTTTGGTGCAGTAGTGTTCTAGAGCAACTTCCATGACTCAGTAGAGAGGAAAGGATTTCACCCATGCCCTAAGCTAAAGTGAGGTAGTGGATGGGCCTTCACTTAGGAATCCTGCTCCTCACGCAGGCCCTTGGTGGCCTATCTGAATCAATTCCTATTTATCTAACAAGGAAGGTAAAAATAACTTCCAAACTTATTGTCATAGAGGTGCtgaaacacctgaagaaaactGCTGTAAACAGTTGCCAGAAACTGGACATAATCAGACTAGCTTGTGCACATTTATTCTAGTAAACTTCCTTTCTGGTGTTTTGGtccattaaacaaaaaaattacaaaactcCAAAAGGCAAACAGTGAgcaagtttaattttttt includes the following:
- the DDX43 gene encoding probable ATP-dependent RNA helicase DDX43, whose protein sequence is MPATWPADMRRGLGGGCGVAMSDWDASSDEDGGAQGRPPSSAATAGCLRQLPAAPSQSRASGEGSGHRRRAAWCRREAAGSHGGEEWEARSTEGFRGLGKAARQQPPRAAGGQAPDAVEPLSFHLDRALVGAPIGNNGRTASPPGLWPAEHCVFTADRGGTKIRELQDSSGSRIKVIKGTDEADVKIFGSVSVQEKAKRLMIDDAATRSGQSYVRGGTERGKTLDVIKPAANPKRPVINWASLRENKAKYEAMKWADLPPIEKNFYKESSSTASMSQEEVELWRKENNNIICDDLKEGEKRRIPNPVCKFEDVFEPYPDIMANIRKVGFQKPTPIQSQAWPIILQGIDVIGIAQTGTGKTLAYLMPGFIHLTSQPISRDQRGGPGMLVLTPTRELALQVEAECSKYTYKGIRSICIYGGGDRKGQIDVVTKGVDIVIATPGRLNDLQMNNFVNLKSITYLVLDEADRMLDMGFEPQIMKILIDVRPDRQTIMTSATWPDGVRRLAKSYLKNPMIVYVGTLDLTAVNTVEQRVIVIAEEEKKAFMQCFVESMKPKDKVIIFVGKKLTADDIASDFGLQGIPVQSLHGNREQCDREQALDDFKTGKVRILVATDLASRGLDVHDITHVFNFDFPRNIEEYVHRVGRTGRAGRTGEAVTLVTRNDWRFASELIEILERANQVVPNELIAMAERYKEFQIRKEMGKDIRRPWRRPSK